The genomic window AAAATATATCACTATTAAAATAAATTGACAACTAAAATACTTTAATTTATGAATTAATATATATTTTAGTACTTTATGTAAAATATATAAAATAATAATAAATAAAATAAAAATAAAAAAAATGCCTTTCGGCATTTTTTATTCGTTAGCTAGTTCTTCACTATAAAACTTAGATACTTTATCAAATTCATCTTCTTCTGGAACTATTAATTCTCCTTCTTCAGTTGATCTGAATAAGTACACTGAATCTTCTTCTGGATGTTGTGCTAAAATATATTCATTATTTTCAAATTCAAAAGCATCTATAATAGGACATGATATAACATTTCCATTATCATCTTCTAAATCTACTACAAAGTGTTCATGTTCATGTTCTCCACAACCACATCCACCTTCGTTATGATCATGATCGCATCCACAATCATGTCCTTCGCTATGACATCCACATTTATTTTCTTCATCGTGGCATCCACAATTATTTTCATTACACATATAAAATTCCTCCTTTATTATGTAGTCCTCTTCATTCTACCCCTAATTTAAATAAATTAAAAGTAAAATATGCTTTTTTTTTATTTTTATTTATGTATTTTTCCTATTATATTAAAATAAGGGGCTTAAAGCCCCTTATTAATATAGAGATTATTGTTCTGCTAGTTTCTTGTATCCTGCTAATCTTTCTTTAGCATCTCTTTCTGTCTTTTCAAATAAAGCTTCTGCAGCTTCTGGGAATGCTTTTGCTAATGATGCATATCTTACTTCACCCATTAAGAATTCTCTAAAGTCAGCTTTTGGCTCTTTTGAATCTAATGAGAATGGATTCTTAGTTCCAACTAAAGTAGGATTGTATCTATATAATGCCCAGTATCCACAATCAACAGCTTTTTTAGCTTCCGCTTGGCTATTGCTCATACCAATCTTAATACCATGACTTATACATGGAGCATAAGCTATGATTAATGATGGTCCTTGATATGCTTCTGCTTCTGCTATTGCTTTAAGTGCTTGGTTTTTATCAGCACCCATTGAAATTTGAGCAACATATACATATCCATAAGACATAGCCATCATTCCAAGATCTTTCTTCTTAGTTCTCTTACCTGCAGCAGCAAACTTAGCTATAGCAGCAGTTGGAGTAGATTTTGATGATTGACCACCTGTATTTGAGTAAATTTCTGTATCCATTACAAGAACATTTACGTCTTCTCCTGAAGCTAAAACGTGATCTAATCCACCGTATCCGATGTCATAAGCCCATCCGTCTCCTCCGAAGATCCATTGTGATCTCTTAACTAAGAATTCTTTATCCTTTAAGATTTCTTTAGCTAATTCTGAGTTTACATTTTCTAAAGCTGCTATTACTCTTTCAGCTCTATCTCTTGTTCCTTCTCCATTAGCCATGTTTTCTAACCAGTCATTAAGAACTGCTTTAACATCTTCTGAAACTTCTGTTTCAAGCATTGCTTTCATGTTGCTAGCTATTCTTTCTCTTATAGCTTCAACTCCTAAGAACATACCTAAACCAAATTCAGCATTATCTTCGAATAATGAGTTAGCCCATGCTGGACCGTGTCCATTATGATTTACTGTATATGGAGTAGCTGGAACAGATCCTCCCCAAATTGATGAACATCCAGTAGCATTAGCAATCATCATTCTATCACCGAATAATTGAGTTACTAGCTTAGCATATGGAGTTTCTCCACATCCTGCACAAGCTCCTGAGAATTCAAGTAATGGTTGCTCAAATTGGCTACCCTTAACTGTATTCTTGTTCATTGGGTTCTTCTTAGCTGAAACTTTCTTAACAGCATAATCCCAAGCTTCGATTTGTCCTTCTTGTGTATCTTGTGGCTTCATAATTAAAGCCTTTCCTGGAGCTGGACAAACTTGAGCACAGTTTCCACATCCTGTACAATCTAATGGAGTAACTCCAATTGTATATAATAATGGTTCTTCTGTCTTTAATGCCTTTGCAGCTACTACTCTCATAGTTTCTGGAGCATTATTCTTTTCTTCTTCTGTTAATAAGAATGGTCTTATTGCAGCATGAGGACAAACGAAAGAACATTGATTACATTGAATACATTTATCTTCTTGCCATTCTGGTACGTTTATAGCAACGCCTCTCTTTTCATAAGCAGCAGTTCCTGCCATGAAAGTACCATCTTCCATTCCCTTAAATGCTGAAACTGGTAAATCAAATCCTTCTTGTCTATTGATTGGTTCAACTATATTCTTAATGAATTCTGGTTTAGTTGGATCTTCAGCATTAACTTCTTCAACTGCATTTTTCCAGTCTGCTGGTACATCTATTCTTACGATAGATTCAACACCCTTATCAATTGCAGCGTGATTCATGTTAACAACTTTTTCACCCTTCTTACCGTATGATTTAACAACAGCATCCTTTAGGTATTTAATTGCATCTTCAACTGGAATGATGTTAGCAATCTTAAAGAATGCAGCTTGCATTATCATATTAATTCTTCCACCAAGACCAATTTCTTGAGCTATTTTAACAGCATTTAGTGTATAGAATTCTATATTATTTTCAGCTATAAATCTCTTCATTGAAGCTGGTAATTTTTCATTAACTTCTTCTGGAGTCCATATAGTGTTAAATAAGAATTTACCATTCTTCTTTAACCCTTCTAAAACATTATATTTGTAAACATATGCTTGATTGTGACAAGCTACAAAATCAGCCTTATCAATTAAGTAAGGTGACTTAATTGGTTGTTTACCAAATCTTAAATGTGATACTGTTATACCACCAGATTTCTTTGAGTCATATGCAAAATATCCTTGAGCATACATATCTGTATGATCTCCAATAATTTTAATTGCGCTCTTATTAGCTCCAACTGTTCCATCTGATCCAAGACCCCAGAACTTACAAGCTTTTGTGCTATGAGGAGTTGCATCAACTTCAACTACATCTAAAGAAGTATTTGTTACATCATCAACAATTCCTATTGTAAATCCGTTCTTTGGTTCAGCTTTTGCTAAGTTAGCATATACTCCTGCTATATGTGATGGGTTTGGATCCTTTGAACCTAATCCATATCTACCACCAACGATTATTGGAGCATTTTCTTTTCCATAGAATGCATTTTTAACATCTAAGTATAAAGGTTCTCCAGCTGATCCTGGTTCCTTTGTTCTATCTAATACAGCTATAGATTTAACTGTAGATGGTATTGCTTTTAATAATCTTTCTATTGAGAATGGTCTGTAAAGTCTTACTTTAACTAAACCTACTTTTTCTCCATTTGCATTTAAGAAGTCAACTGTTTCTTCAATAACATCAATTGATGATCCCATTGATATTATAATTCTATCTGCATCTGGTGCTCCATAGTAATCGAAACAGTGATATTCTCTTCCTGTTATCTTAGTAATTTCAGCCATGTAACCTTCTACGATTTCTGGTAATTCATCATAGAATCTATTTACTGATTCTCTAGTTTGGAAGTATATATCTGGATTTTGAGCTGTACCTCTTGTTACAGGATTATTTGGATTTAAAGCATTATTCTTGAATGCTTCTAAAGCTTCATAATCAACTAAATCCTTTAATTCATCATATTCGATTACTTCTATTTTTTGAATTTCATGAGAAGTTCTGAATCCATCGAAGAAGTTCATGAAAGGTAATCTTGACTTAATTGCAGATAAGTGAGCTACTGCTGATAAGTCCATAACTTCTTGAACTGAACCTTCTGCTAGCATAGCAAAACCTGTTTGTCTTGCAGCCATTACGTCTTGGTGATCCCCGAAAATATTTAATGATGAAGTAGCTAAAGCTCTTGCTGAAATATGGAATACTGTTGGAAGCATTTCACCTGCAATCTTATACATATTAGGGATCATTAATAATAATCCTTGTGAAGCCGTATAAGTTGTTGTTAATGCACCAGCTTGTAAAGATCCGTGTACCGCACCAGCAGCTCCAGCTTCTGATTGCATTTCCATAACCTTAACTGTTTGACCAAATATATTCTTTCTGCCTTGTGCAGCCCATTCGTCAACGTGTTCAGCCATTGGTGATGAAGGTGTAATTGGGAAAATAGCAGCTACATCTGTAAACGCATATGATATATGAGCAGCAGCTGTATTACCATCCATAGTTTTCATTTTTCTCATTATGTTTGACCTCTCTTCCTTTAATTAAAATTTCACATTCTTTAGTAAACGTGATTTTAGTTTAACCAAAATCACATATTATGATTACAAAAACAAAGTTTTTGTAAGAAAAAGATTCAATCAATGCACTTTTAGCAGAGTCCTTACCCCCTAAGTAAACACTCTAACATTGGTCTATCCCCTAAAAAATCTATCTAGTTAATTCCTCACCTAACTTAGCAGCTTCTAATAATTCAGCATCACTTGGTGATTCTTTAACGGCTAAACTTCCTACTACGTTAAATCCGTAGTCTTTCATCCTTTCAATCCAATCAACCATAAATTTTCCATCATCCCATCCATATGATCCAAATAAAACTAATTTCTTTTGATGATTTTGAATTAATTTAAATTGATTAATAAAAGGCTCCATTTCTTGTTGCTCTATTCTATTATTGTCCATTGATGGACTTCCAAATGCTACAGCATCTGCTTCTGTAACATCCTCAACAGTAGCATCAACTACATGTTTCATTGTAACTTCTGCCTCATTTTTTTGTGCACTTTCAGCAATTGCATTTGCAATAACCTCAACATTTCCCCCATTACTCCAGTAAATAATTGAAATTTTCTTCATAAATAGCACCTCATTCTTTAACTATAAATTAATAGAATCTTATTTTTGGGCATATATTACCTAATTTTTACTTACCCTATTATTATATACCAGTATTCTATTTTTGCAAGTTACTAAGTATCCATATTAGGCTAATATTCTTGACACTCGTAAAAATAAGCTTATTTTACATATTTAACTCCATGCTGTTTAATATTACTTCCAAAATCGCGTCTACTCCATTCTTTAAATTGCTATTCTCCATATTTTTCGCAAGATAATTACTCTTTTCTTTTAATTCTTTTAATT from Clostridium septicum includes these protein-coding regions:
- a CDS encoding DUF1292 domain-containing protein, translating into MCNENNCGCHDEENKCGCHSEGHDCGCDHDHNEGGCGCGEHEHEHFVVDLEDDNGNVISCPIIDAFEFENNEYILAQHPEEDSVYLFRSTEEGELIVPEEDEFDKVSKFYSEELANE
- the nifJ gene encoding pyruvate:ferredoxin (flavodoxin) oxidoreductase, with amino-acid sequence MRKMKTMDGNTAAAHISYAFTDVAAIFPITPSSPMAEHVDEWAAQGRKNIFGQTVKVMEMQSEAGAAGAVHGSLQAGALTTTYTASQGLLLMIPNMYKIAGEMLPTVFHISARALATSSLNIFGDHQDVMAARQTGFAMLAEGSVQEVMDLSAVAHLSAIKSRLPFMNFFDGFRTSHEIQKIEVIEYDELKDLVDYEALEAFKNNALNPNNPVTRGTAQNPDIYFQTRESVNRFYDELPEIVEGYMAEITKITGREYHCFDYYGAPDADRIIISMGSSIDVIEETVDFLNANGEKVGLVKVRLYRPFSIERLLKAIPSTVKSIAVLDRTKEPGSAGEPLYLDVKNAFYGKENAPIIVGGRYGLGSKDPNPSHIAGVYANLAKAEPKNGFTIGIVDDVTNTSLDVVEVDATPHSTKACKFWGLGSDGTVGANKSAIKIIGDHTDMYAQGYFAYDSKKSGGITVSHLRFGKQPIKSPYLIDKADFVACHNQAYVYKYNVLEGLKKNGKFLFNTIWTPEEVNEKLPASMKRFIAENNIEFYTLNAVKIAQEIGLGGRINMIMQAAFFKIANIIPVEDAIKYLKDAVVKSYGKKGEKVVNMNHAAIDKGVESIVRIDVPADWKNAVEEVNAEDPTKPEFIKNIVEPINRQEGFDLPVSAFKGMEDGTFMAGTAAYEKRGVAINVPEWQEDKCIQCNQCSFVCPHAAIRPFLLTEEEKNNAPETMRVVAAKALKTEEPLLYTIGVTPLDCTGCGNCAQVCPAPGKALIMKPQDTQEGQIEAWDYAVKKVSAKKNPMNKNTVKGSQFEQPLLEFSGACAGCGETPYAKLVTQLFGDRMMIANATGCSSIWGGSVPATPYTVNHNGHGPAWANSLFEDNAEFGLGMFLGVEAIRERIASNMKAMLETEVSEDVKAVLNDWLENMANGEGTRDRAERVIAALENVNSELAKEILKDKEFLVKRSQWIFGGDGWAYDIGYGGLDHVLASGEDVNVLVMDTEIYSNTGGQSSKSTPTAAIAKFAAAGKRTKKKDLGMMAMSYGYVYVAQISMGADKNQALKAIAEAEAYQGPSLIIAYAPCISHGIKIGMSNSQAEAKKAVDCGYWALYRYNPTLVGTKNPFSLDSKEPKADFREFLMGEVRYASLAKAFPEAAEALFEKTERDAKERLAGYKKLAEQ
- a CDS encoding flavodoxin, which codes for MKKISIIYWSNGGNVEVIANAIAESAQKNEAEVTMKHVVDATVEDVTEADAVAFGSPSMDNNRIEQQEMEPFINQFKLIQNHQKKLVLFGSYGWDDGKFMVDWIERMKDYGFNVVGSLAVKESPSDAELLEAAKLGEELTR